The following proteins are co-located in the Verrucomicrobiia bacterium genome:
- a CDS encoding aconitate hydratase, whose amino-acid sequence MKSADNTFGALQSFDAGGGQQALFYSLPHLDRAGTGPVSRLPVSIRLVLESVLRNCDGRRITEQNVRSLANWKAKAPRTEEIPFVVARIVLQDFTGVPLLVDLAAMRSAVARLNKNPKLIEPLVPVDLVVDHSVQVDFYGSPEALRRNLDMEFQRNRERYQFLKWGMQAFDTFKVVPPGIGIVHQVNLEYLAKGVLSSQVSVNSAASELFYPDTLVGTDSHTTMINGLGIVGWGVGGIEAEAGMLGQPVYFLTPDVVGVHLTGSLREGVTATDLALTVTQMLRKAKVVGKFVEFYGPGAAALPVVDRATIANMAPEYGATMGFFPIDGECVAYLVATGRTQELCRAYENYYRAQGLFGMPQKGQLEYSVDLELDLASVVPSVAGPKRPQDRIELPNLRNEFVSAFARPLSENGFGKTSADLAKSFSVKLDDGFASGGGSQEPVAGQKARTSNTNPLTELEMANNRPTPDTLAGGAPKCEGEIHHGSVLIAAITSCTNTSNPSVMLAAGLLAKKAVERGLMVNPLIKTSLAPGSRVVTDYLAKTGLQPYLDKLGFNLVGYGCTTCIGNSGPLPAPVDEAIGKYDLVAASVLSGNRNFEARVHQSIKANFLMSPPLVVAFALAGRVDIDLSRQPLGKGKDGREVYLKDIWPTLQEVRDLLQSALKPEVFRQLYHDFAAQNPKWNEIPSRSGDVYPWEADSTYIQEPPFFKEFNLQPGQMLEIKGARALGIFSDSVTTDHISPAGSIKKTSPAGQYLLEKGVGFADFNSYGSRRGNDRVMTRGTFANVRIKNLMVPGTEGGVTKCYAKTGRFASDQVVPIFDAAMAYQQEGTPLIILAGQEYGTGSSRDWAAKGTALLGVKAVVAQSFERIHRSNLVGMGVLPLQFKEGINAQGLHLDGTETYDVLGLGHGLKPQQDLQLRITRAGGQAQTIPVTCRIDTPIEIDYYQHGGILPYVLRQLIAAQSPGAKR is encoded by the coding sequence TCACCGAGCAAAATGTTCGGTCTTTGGCCAATTGGAAGGCCAAAGCCCCGCGCACCGAAGAAATCCCATTTGTGGTGGCCCGCATCGTATTGCAGGATTTTACCGGTGTTCCATTGTTGGTGGACCTGGCAGCGATGCGCTCGGCCGTTGCCCGGCTGAATAAGAATCCCAAACTCATCGAACCCCTGGTGCCGGTGGACCTCGTTGTGGACCATTCTGTCCAGGTCGATTTCTACGGCTCGCCAGAGGCATTGCGCCGTAATCTGGATATGGAATTCCAACGTAATCGTGAGCGTTATCAGTTTCTCAAATGGGGCATGCAGGCCTTCGATACCTTCAAGGTAGTGCCGCCCGGTATCGGCATCGTCCACCAGGTGAACCTGGAGTATCTCGCCAAGGGTGTTCTTTCTTCTCAGGTGTCTGTCAATTCCGCAGCTTCGGAGCTGTTCTATCCCGACACTTTGGTTGGCACCGATTCGCACACCACAATGATTAATGGTCTGGGCATCGTCGGCTGGGGCGTTGGGGGAATCGAAGCGGAGGCGGGCATGTTGGGCCAGCCGGTCTATTTTTTAACCCCTGACGTGGTGGGTGTGCATCTGACCGGCTCGCTTCGCGAAGGGGTGACGGCGACCGACCTGGCCTTGACGGTCACCCAGATGCTGCGCAAAGCGAAGGTGGTCGGAAAATTCGTCGAGTTTTACGGACCGGGGGCGGCTGCGCTTCCAGTGGTTGATCGGGCAACCATTGCAAACATGGCCCCCGAATACGGTGCTACGATGGGCTTCTTCCCCATTGATGGGGAATGCGTCGCCTACCTCGTGGCCACAGGCCGCACCCAAGAACTCTGCCGCGCTTACGAGAATTACTATCGCGCGCAGGGCCTTTTCGGAATGCCGCAGAAGGGGCAGCTTGAGTATTCTGTGGACCTGGAGCTGGACTTGGCGAGCGTGGTTCCCAGCGTCGCGGGGCCCAAACGCCCGCAGGACCGTATCGAGTTGCCAAACCTGCGCAACGAATTCGTTTCCGCTTTTGCGCGGCCCTTGAGCGAAAACGGTTTTGGCAAAACCTCAGCGGACCTGGCAAAGTCCTTTTCAGTTAAACTGGATGACGGCTTCGCTTCGGGGGGCGGCAGCCAGGAACCGGTCGCAGGCCAAAAGGCGCGAACCAGCAATACCAATCCGCTCACCGAATTGGAGATGGCCAATAACCGCCCGACCCCCGATACACTTGCCGGGGGAGCTCCGAAATGCGAGGGAGAAATCCACCATGGGAGCGTGTTAATCGCCGCCATCACCAGTTGTACAAATACAAGTAACCCCTCCGTGATGTTGGCGGCTGGGTTGCTGGCCAAAAAGGCGGTCGAACGCGGCTTGATGGTGAACCCGCTCATCAAAACCTCTCTGGCCCCTGGTTCGAGGGTTGTCACCGATTATCTCGCCAAAACCGGCCTCCAGCCTTACCTGGATAAGCTTGGGTTTAATCTGGTGGGTTACGGTTGCACCACCTGCATCGGCAACTCCGGCCCATTGCCCGCACCCGTCGATGAGGCCATCGGCAAATACGATCTGGTTGCCGCTTCTGTTTTGTCGGGCAACCGCAATTTCGAGGCGCGCGTGCATCAAAGCATTAAAGCCAATTTCCTGATGTCTCCCCCATTGGTGGTAGCGTTTGCTTTGGCGGGCCGGGTCGATATCGACCTGAGCCGCCAACCGTTGGGGAAAGGAAAGGACGGGCGCGAGGTCTATTTAAAAGACATCTGGCCTACTCTGCAGGAAGTTCGTGACCTGCTCCAATCCGCTTTGAAACCGGAAGTGTTTCGGCAGCTTTATCACGATTTCGCCGCCCAAAATCCCAAATGGAACGAAATCCCCTCCCGCTCCGGAGACGTTTACCCCTGGGAAGCGGACAGCACCTATATCCAGGAGCCGCCTTTCTTCAAGGAGTTCAACCTGCAACCGGGCCAGATGCTCGAGATTAAGGGCGCCCGCGCTTTGGGCATTTTTAGCGATAGTGTCACTACCGATCATATTTCCCCCGCCGGCAGCATCAAAAAGACTTCCCCCGCTGGCCAGTACCTGCTCGAAAAGGGAGTCGGCTTCGCAGATTTCAACAGCTACGGTTCACGGCGCGGCAACGACCGTGTCATGACCCGCGGCACTTTCGCTAATGTGCGGATTAAGAATCTAATGGTCCCCGGCACTGAGGGTGGTGTCACCAAATGCTACGCCAAAACCGGGCGCTTTGCCTCAGACCAGGTCGTTCCCATTTTTGATGCCGCCATGGCCTACCAGCAGGAGGGCACTCCCCTCATCATCCTGGCCGGACAGGAATACGGCACCGGTAGCTCGCGCGATTGGGCCGCCAAAGGGACCGCATTGCTTGGGGTCAAAGCAGTCGTCGCCCAAAGTTTCGAGCGGATTCATCGGTCGAACCTGGTTGGCATGGGGGTGTTGCCGCTCCAATTCAAGGAGGGCATTAACGCGCAAGGCCTTCATCTCGATGGCACCGAGACCTATGACGTCCTGGGCTTGGGGCACGGACTCAAGCCGCAGCAGGACCTTCAACTGCGCATCACACGCGCTGGAGGACAGGCCCAGACCATCCCGGTCACGTGCCGAATTGATACCCCCATCGAAATCGATTACTACCAGCATGGCGGCATTTTGCCTTACGTCCTGCGCCAATTGATTGCAGCGCAGAGCCCGGGCGCCAAACGGTGA
- a CDS encoding RsmB/NOP family class I SAM-dependent RNA methyltransferase, whose amino-acid sequence MTADLLRFAERVIARADREHPADAVLRQDLKGQRFLPAQSTAQVSHAVFAFYRWLRWLDPHQPLTSQIEHALSLAERFQNQPASFTDAELVALAVPEWLADYMTITPAWARALQTAPRLWLRARPAQGIALCKSLGQCRPFGDGPLADTLEYQGDRDLFLIPEFHTGKFELQDLSSQAVGLLCAPQPGETWWDACAGEGGKTLHLSDLMQNRGLIWATDKAPWRLQRLKRRAARAGVFNYRAALWSQTARLPTKTKFDGVLIDAPCSGTGTWHRNPHARWTTTPSDLQELALLQEELLCSAAAVLKPRGKFIYAVCSLTRPETADVAAKFEKECPAFAPFEIRNPLDPGLPAAAQWYFKPERFGGNGMFVAAWTRTQRQGKYI is encoded by the coding sequence ATGACGGCGGACCTGCTCCGCTTTGCTGAGCGCGTGATTGCGCGAGCCGACCGCGAGCACCCGGCCGATGCGGTGCTGCGCCAGGACCTCAAGGGCCAGCGCTTTTTGCCCGCTCAATCCACCGCCCAGGTCAGCCATGCGGTCTTCGCTTTTTACCGATGGCTGCGATGGCTGGACCCACACCAGCCGCTCACCAGTCAAATCGAGCACGCCTTGAGTCTCGCTGAACGGTTCCAGAATCAGCCGGCAAGCTTTACGGACGCCGAGCTGGTCGCTCTGGCGGTGCCGGAATGGTTGGCTGATTACATGACCATTACGCCCGCCTGGGCGCGCGCCCTGCAAACCGCCCCCAGGCTCTGGTTGCGCGCTCGGCCAGCCCAGGGCATCGCCTTGTGCAAAAGCCTCGGCCAATGCCGCCCTTTCGGTGACGGGCCGCTCGCCGATACCCTGGAATACCAAGGAGACCGGGACTTGTTTCTTATCCCTGAATTTCACACCGGAAAATTCGAACTCCAAGACCTCAGTTCCCAAGCCGTTGGTCTCCTCTGCGCTCCGCAGCCGGGTGAAACCTGGTGGGATGCCTGCGCAGGAGAAGGGGGTAAAACGTTGCACCTTTCCGATCTTATGCAGAACCGGGGATTAATCTGGGCGACTGACAAGGCGCCGTGGCGATTGCAGCGGCTCAAGCGCCGGGCCGCACGGGCAGGGGTTTTTAATTATCGGGCCGCCCTCTGGTCTCAGACCGCGCGGTTGCCAACCAAAACCAAATTCGATGGCGTCCTCATCGACGCGCCTTGCTCCGGCACAGGCACCTGGCATCGCAACCCGCATGCCCGCTGGACAACTACTCCCAGCGACCTTCAAGAACTCGCTCTCTTGCAGGAAGAACTTCTCTGCTCTGCCGCTGCTGTTCTAAAACCCCGCGGCAAGTTTATCTATGCCGTTTGCTCCTTAACTCGGCCTGAAACGGCGGATGTGGCCGCAAAATTTGAAAAGGAATGTCCAGCCTTTGCACCGTTTGAAATCCGTAATCCCCTGGACCCCGGTCTCCCAGCGGCGGCTCAATGGTATTTCAAGCCCGAACGGTTCGGAGGGAACGGTATGTTCGTCGCCGCTTGGACACGGACGCAGCGCCAAGGAAAGTATATTTGA